The following coding sequences lie in one Streptomyces sp. NBC_00510 genomic window:
- a CDS encoding lasso peptide biosynthesis B2 protein — MAEDTDALTAMTQVLSPHCRVTRMAGGALIADWRRTRFLAMAEADIQKFAGENREERAELVTGLIRARCATACPKEHSNAQIGLWLRGVHLLIRTMGFGHVLRLLSLAAPDYARADPASPQDIARLKRAVQRHGRTGWFVNDDCKAQAVTAYILLRRRGLQAVLHVGVREHPFAMHAWTSSAGLCIPDADPRGHAFTPVLSINSAGH; from the coding sequence GTGGCGGAGGATACCGATGCTCTGACAGCCATGACGCAGGTCCTGTCACCGCATTGCCGTGTCACAAGGATGGCCGGCGGAGCGCTGATTGCGGACTGGAGACGGACGCGTTTTCTTGCGATGGCGGAGGCGGACATCCAGAAGTTCGCCGGCGAAAACCGCGAAGAACGCGCCGAACTCGTCACAGGTCTCATCCGCGCCAGGTGCGCGACAGCCTGCCCAAAGGAACATTCCAACGCCCAGATCGGGCTCTGGCTGCGCGGGGTACACCTGCTGATCCGGACCATGGGGTTCGGGCACGTCCTTCGGCTCTTGTCCTTGGCCGCTCCGGATTACGCCCGTGCAGACCCCGCCTCACCGCAGGACATCGCACGCCTGAAACGAGCAGTGCAACGCCACGGCCGCACAGGCTGGTTCGTCAACGACGACTGCAAGGCCCAGGCCGTGACGGCTTACATCCTGCTGCGGCGGCGCGGTCTGCAGGCTGTGCTTCACGTCGGAGTGCGTGAGCACCCGTTCGCCATGCACGCCTGGACGTCTTCGGCCGGCCTGTGCATCCCTGACGCCGATCCACGCGGGCACGCGTTCACGCCGGTCCTGTCGATCAATAGCGCAGGGCACTGA
- a CDS encoding asparagine synthase-related protein — MEALHLEWAGGAPKLSAAGAMARQGLVTTASSPAGTAVVAGWVGSVRDRVAGARGLLDAFGRPGTAPPLPTGDFAAVLVCRDRILLMRDEQARIPLFFRESGGRVSAVSTSARRLGGGADLEPRYFCRYLTGNLAQPRSQLTPFAGVQRVLGGEVVELSLTGQIRGRSLRRDAQAHDPPAPAADALRLSGAAKELRLALEGAVGRRMGQVTACHVSGGTDSTSIALLAARLLAAAQDPGDLVLLAGRFGWGELAGEQPYLDEAMKEIGRLAPAARPVVVDVDDVADFDDFEHHAGDPDEPHAHAFRAPFWSRLHAAASELACDTLMTGCGAEPIADANPLHLHQLARSGQLWQMTKQARAWAEGSERGVRDVVCTYVVQPAVPLAAERITALVRRRGTVLGGLGNFSRPRWIRAGFARAHGYRGASVSESRFMFGRKPEQSFYDAATYIAAPDPLSWRRAPRDGFFLSHPFLDRHVIAAMRRLPAEATFHPGRPKAVLREAMADLLPPLIRGRTVKVAFNELYARGLRAHGDQLIDLCRSARHPLIAEMFDVETLCRAVREAQLGVGDAYSWDRMNSSLALVVWLERLNQRLSAHGGADMPVIAGL; from the coding sequence GTGGAAGCCCTCCACCTGGAGTGGGCCGGGGGCGCACCGAAGCTCTCGGCGGCCGGGGCCATGGCGCGGCAAGGCCTGGTGACGACGGCTTCCTCACCGGCCGGGACCGCGGTGGTCGCCGGCTGGGTCGGCTCCGTCCGTGACCGCGTGGCCGGTGCGCGCGGCCTCCTCGACGCCTTCGGACGGCCGGGAACCGCACCGCCTCTGCCGACCGGTGACTTTGCGGCTGTCCTGGTGTGCCGCGACCGCATCCTGCTGATGCGGGACGAACAGGCACGCATTCCCCTGTTTTTCAGGGAGTCTGGTGGCCGTGTGAGTGCGGTGAGTACCTCGGCGCGCCGCCTGGGTGGTGGAGCAGATCTGGAACCTCGCTACTTCTGCCGCTATCTGACCGGCAACCTGGCGCAGCCGCGCTCGCAACTCACTCCCTTCGCCGGGGTACAGCGGGTCCTGGGCGGCGAGGTGGTGGAACTCTCGCTCACCGGGCAGATACGCGGTCGGTCGCTGCGACGCGACGCTCAGGCGCACGACCCACCGGCACCGGCAGCAGACGCCCTGCGCCTCAGCGGCGCCGCGAAGGAGCTGCGCCTCGCGCTGGAGGGCGCGGTCGGGCGCCGTATGGGCCAGGTGACGGCGTGCCACGTCTCCGGCGGCACCGACTCCACCAGCATCGCGTTGCTCGCGGCCCGTCTGCTGGCCGCGGCACAGGACCCGGGAGACCTGGTCCTGCTCGCCGGGCGATTCGGCTGGGGAGAGCTGGCCGGGGAACAGCCGTATCTCGACGAGGCGATGAAGGAGATCGGCCGTCTCGCACCCGCAGCCCGACCGGTCGTCGTCGATGTCGACGACGTCGCCGACTTCGACGACTTCGAGCATCACGCGGGAGACCCGGACGAGCCGCATGCGCACGCCTTCCGTGCCCCGTTTTGGAGCAGGCTTCATGCCGCGGCCTCGGAACTGGCCTGTGACACCCTCATGACGGGCTGCGGGGCCGAGCCTATTGCGGACGCCAACCCGCTGCACCTGCACCAGTTGGCCCGCTCAGGACAGCTTTGGCAGATGACGAAGCAGGCACGTGCCTGGGCCGAGGGCAGCGAGCGGGGCGTGCGGGACGTCGTCTGTACCTACGTCGTGCAGCCGGCTGTGCCGCTGGCAGCCGAACGGATCACAGCGCTCGTCCGCCGCCGTGGAACCGTGCTCGGCGGCCTGGGCAACTTCTCCCGCCCGCGATGGATCAGAGCCGGATTCGCGCGGGCCCACGGCTACCGTGGGGCAAGCGTCTCGGAGAGCCGCTTCATGTTCGGACGCAAGCCGGAACAATCCTTCTACGACGCGGCCACCTACATCGCCGCTCCCGACCCGCTGTCCTGGCGCCGCGCACCACGGGACGGATTCTTCCTCTCGCACCCTTTCCTCGACAGGCACGTCATCGCCGCGATGCGCCGCCTGCCCGCCGAGGCGACGTTCCATCCCGGCCGTCCGAAGGCGGTTCTGCGCGAGGCCATGGCAGATCTGCTGCCGCCCCTCATCCGCGGCCGGACGGTCAAGGTCGCCTTCAACGAGCTCTACGCCCGCGGCCTGCGGGCACACGGCGACCAGCTCATCGACCTGTGCCGCTCTGCGCGTCATCCGCTCATTGCGGAGATGTTCGACGTCGAGACGCTGTGCCGGGCAGTGCGGGAGGCACAGCTCGGCGTAGGAGACGCATACTCCTGGGATCGTATGAACAGCTCTCTTGCCCTCGTGGTGTGGCTGGAGCGGTTGAACCAGCGCCTCAGCGCGCACGGTGGCGCGGACATGCCGGTCATCGCCGGCCTTTGA